The Syntrophorhabdaceae bacterium genome contains a region encoding:
- a CDS encoding phosphotransferase has protein sequence MLLEMHCHSSEFSTCSHVKALDLIAMMVRKGLQGLVITDHHHLWKDEDLKDLARAAGVPGYFVVLSGQEVSTADFGDVLVYGADETISKGTRLPEIRSRYPRAALVFAHPYRNGRAPNDQELTNPAFNGIEIFSSNHSVAENARGLRDWHRLKFTALAGTDTHAGSYAGLYPTLFDHPVVTAEELAREIVSGRCRPLVKEIPKEGANTQVEEITIGTKGEDESRERIIIKRLRDTSKWLRAERSFYIVEELSRHGFNEGPYRIAKFIDGDHEDKVLIEQGLKGNSLFEKLVQSDTEERRDFLRLSAQWLAKLHNLKLRITAPGEFLEVESRRLARYVDGFATEHHTYTRRIAEITEAVGKWEKTLYADKEEYLVQGHGDYHPKNIYIGQDKKGRRETLYAAAIDFDSSYCLPPAFDVGDFVAQYRNQFQDYPEIRASAPEELFLDAYLATADERPPDFLLQVELFRARAGLSIAYYLVKLGLGDSENLWRLLVETEQTLVQSGFMV, from the coding sequence ATGCTGCTTGAGATGCATTGCCATAGTTCGGAATTCTCGACGTGCAGCCATGTGAAGGCCCTTGACCTCATCGCTATGATGGTTCGCAAGGGCCTCCAGGGGCTCGTCATCACGGACCATCACCACCTCTGGAAAGATGAAGACCTGAAAGACCTCGCCCGGGCAGCCGGCGTGCCCGGATATTTCGTCGTCCTCTCGGGGCAGGAGGTCTCTACCGCCGATTTTGGGGACGTGCTTGTCTACGGCGCTGATGAGACAATATCCAAAGGGACGCGTCTGCCCGAGATCAGGTCCCGGTATCCCCGGGCAGCCCTTGTCTTCGCCCATCCCTATCGGAACGGAAGAGCGCCCAACGATCAGGAACTCACCAACCCTGCCTTTAACGGTATCGAAATATTCAGCTCCAATCATTCGGTGGCCGAGAATGCAAGGGGGCTACGGGATTGGCACCGCCTGAAATTTACCGCCCTCGCGGGCACGGACACCCATGCAGGCAGCTACGCAGGGCTCTATCCCACCCTCTTCGACCATCCCGTAGTGACGGCAGAGGAGCTCGCCCGGGAGATCGTCAGCGGACGGTGCAGGCCCCTGGTGAAAGAAATCCCCAAGGAAGGCGCCAATACGCAAGTGGAAGAAATCACCATAGGCACGAAAGGAGAGGACGAGAGCAGGGAGCGGATCATTATCAAGCGACTGCGGGACACGTCGAAATGGCTCCGGGCGGAGCGCTCCTTCTATATCGTCGAGGAGCTGTCGCGTCACGGGTTCAATGAAGGGCCCTATCGCATCGCCAAATTTATCGACGGCGACCATGAAGATAAAGTCCTGATCGAACAAGGGCTCAAGGGAAATTCACTGTTCGAGAAGCTTGTCCAATCGGACACGGAAGAAAGGCGCGATTTTCTCCGTCTTTCCGCGCAATGGCTGGCGAAGCTCCACAACCTGAAGCTCCGGATCACGGCGCCCGGTGAATTCCTGGAAGTCGAGTCCAGGCGCCTCGCGCGGTATGTGGATGGCTTCGCGACGGAGCACCATACCTATACGAGGAGGATCGCGGAGATCACCGAGGCCGTCGGAAAATGGGAGAAAACCCTCTACGCGGACAAGGAGGAATACCTCGTTCAGGGCCACGGAGATTATCACCCAAAAAATATTTACATCGGCCAGGATAAAAAGGGCAGGCGCGAGACGCTTTACGCGGCGGCCATTGATTTCGACAGCTCCTACTGCCTGCCCCCTGCCTTCGACGTGGGCGACTTTGTCGCCCAGTACCGGAACCAGTTTCAGGATTACCCGGAAATCCGTGCTTCGGCTCCCGAGGAGCTCTTTCTCGACGCCTACCTGGCCACCGCGGATGAGCGGCCTCCCGATTTCCTCCTTCAGGTGGAGCTCTTCCGCGCCCGTGCGGGGCTCAGTATCGCCTATTACCTGGTAAAGCTGGGGCTCGGGGATAGTGAAAACCTCTGGCGGCTGCTCGTGGAGACGGAACAAACCCTCGTACAATCAGGGTTTATGGTCTGA
- a CDS encoding DUF72 domain-containing protein: protein MRLYVGASGYGYKAWKGQFYPPEIPAGKMLGFYSGLFNAVEINNTYYRMPIERVLLSWAEQVPEDFIFTFKAPQIITHLKRLRMVEEETAYLFKTLSVLGQRLGPVLFQFPRNFHIDPVVFGDFLRLLPERVECAFGFKSPSAPDPRVLDLLRANGCSYCTIDSDENPAREIITTAKWGYLRLRRARYGDHVLSSWTKRIQSTGWEKGFVFFKHEEAPEGPEDALRFRKLLGSDHKP from the coding sequence ATGAGGCTCTACGTTGGTGCAAGCGGCTATGGATATAAGGCATGGAAGGGACAATTTTACCCTCCCGAAATTCCCGCAGGAAAAATGCTCGGCTTTTATTCGGGCCTGTTTAACGCAGTCGAGATCAATAACACGTATTACCGCATGCCTATTGAGCGTGTCCTTCTCTCGTGGGCGGAGCAGGTGCCCGAGGATTTCATCTTCACCTTTAAGGCGCCTCAGATCATTACCCACCTGAAACGGCTGAGAATGGTGGAGGAAGAAACGGCCTATCTTTTCAAAACCCTTTCCGTCCTGGGTCAGAGGCTGGGGCCGGTACTCTTTCAATTCCCCAGGAATTTTCATATCGACCCCGTGGTATTCGGGGATTTTCTTCGTCTTCTGCCCGAGCGCGTGGAATGCGCCTTCGGCTTTAAAAGCCCGTCCGCGCCCGACCCTCGGGTCCTCGACCTACTCAGGGCAAATGGGTGCAGTTACTGCACCATCGATTCCGACGAGAATCCCGCTCGTGAGATCATCACCACCGCAAAATGGGGGTACCTGCGCCTGCGCCGTGCGCGCTATGGGGACCACGTTCTCTCTTCCTGGACGAAGCGTATTCAGTCGACGGGATGGGAAAAGGGATTTGTCTTTTTCAAGCATGAGGAGGCGCCGGAAGGGCCGGAGGATGCACTACGTTTTCGGAAGCTCCTCGGTTCAGACCATAAACCCTGA
- the ligD gene encoding non-homologous end-joining DNA ligase — MSDMGSLKDYEKKRKFDETPEPKPDNQPPKEHLIFVIHKHAARALHYDLRLELEGVLKSWAVPKGPTLDPKVKRLALMVEDHPFDYKDFEGLIPEGNYGAGSVIIWDKGTYHHPSAVGPEEGEKLLREGLKKGDFKFVLEGEKVRGEFALVKTGKDGNSWLLIKKKDRFATGEDILGLNLSVESHRSLEDISGEAPKEAFRRKKVSQIRARETQEGDVLRGAPAGPMPHLVKPMLATLIKEPFNNPDWLFEIKWDGYRAIAEIKGGNVSLYSRNLLSLGKKFSPVVDSLKLLRFEAVLDGEVVAVDEDGRPDFQMLQDFQKTGKGHLIYYLFDILYFEGRDLTRLPLLKRKEILKKILPPDPRLRFSDHVKEEGVLFFGLIKEKGIEGMMAKDSRSMYIQGRRSKQWLKVKARLTEDAVIAGFTEPRGMRKNLGALVLGVYEGDKLVFIGHAGGGFDTKTLREMRGRLDPLVQEACPLSEKPRTNMPVTWVKPELVAEVTFHGWTNEGYMRQPVFLRLREDKPAREVVREIPVAPEGTPEGTPEIPITPEDEPEEKV, encoded by the coding sequence ATGTCTGATATGGGATCTCTTAAAGATTACGAGAAAAAGCGGAAGTTCGACGAGACCCCGGAGCCGAAGCCCGACAATCAACCCCCCAAAGAGCACCTTATTTTCGTCATCCATAAGCATGCGGCGCGGGCACTCCATTACGACCTCAGGCTCGAGCTGGAAGGGGTGCTCAAGAGCTGGGCCGTACCGAAGGGGCCGACCCTCGACCCGAAGGTGAAAAGGCTCGCTCTCATGGTGGAAGACCATCCCTTCGATTATAAGGATTTCGAAGGATTGATACCCGAAGGAAATTACGGCGCGGGCAGCGTGATCATCTGGGATAAAGGCACCTATCACCACCCCTCGGCCGTCGGGCCCGAAGAAGGGGAGAAGCTCCTTCGGGAAGGGCTGAAAAAAGGGGATTTCAAGTTCGTCCTGGAAGGGGAGAAGGTGCGTGGAGAGTTTGCCCTGGTGAAGACAGGAAAGGACGGGAATTCGTGGCTTCTCATCAAAAAGAAGGACCGATTTGCAACGGGGGAGGATATTTTGGGCCTCAATCTCTCCGTGGAGTCCCACAGGAGCCTCGAAGACATTTCGGGAGAGGCGCCGAAGGAGGCGTTCCGCCGGAAGAAGGTGAGCCAGATTCGCGCAAGGGAGACACAGGAAGGGGACGTTCTCAGGGGCGCACCGGCCGGGCCCATGCCCCATCTCGTCAAGCCCATGCTCGCCACATTGATCAAGGAACCCTTCAACAACCCGGACTGGCTTTTCGAGATAAAATGGGACGGATACCGCGCCATTGCGGAAATTAAAGGAGGGAATGTCTCCCTCTATTCCCGGAACCTGCTCTCTTTGGGCAAGAAGTTCTCCCCTGTCGTCGATTCCCTTAAGCTGCTCAGATTTGAAGCGGTTCTCGACGGGGAGGTGGTGGCCGTAGACGAGGATGGACGGCCCGATTTCCAGATGCTCCAGGACTTTCAGAAAACGGGGAAGGGTCACCTCATCTACTATCTATTCGATATCCTTTATTTCGAGGGTCGTGACCTGACCCGCCTGCCCCTGCTCAAGCGGAAGGAGATCCTGAAGAAGATTCTCCCCCCGGACCCGAGATTAAGGTTCAGCGACCACGTAAAGGAAGAGGGCGTGCTCTTCTTCGGCCTCATAAAAGAGAAAGGGATTGAAGGGATGATGGCCAAGGATTCACGGAGCATGTACATCCAGGGCAGGAGGAGTAAACAATGGCTCAAAGTAAAGGCTCGCCTCACTGAAGATGCGGTGATTGCCGGGTTTACCGAGCCGCGGGGGATGAGAAAGAATCTCGGAGCCCTTGTCCTCGGGGTATACGAGGGAGATAAACTCGTCTTTATCGGCCATGCGGGAGGAGGGTTCGATACGAAGACCCTCCGGGAGATGAGGGGAAGACTCGATCCCCTGGTCCAGGAAGCATGTCCCCTCTCCGAAAAACCCAGGACCAACATGCCCGTCACATGGGTAAAGCCGGAGCTGGTGGCGGAAGTCACGTTCCACGGCTGGACCAATGAAGGCTATATGAGGCAGCCGGTATTTCTGCGGCTCCGGGAGGATAAGCCCGCCCGCGAAGTGGTGCGGGAAATACCGGTGGCGCCGGAAGGGACGCCGGAAGGGACGCCGGAAATACCGATAACGCCCGAAGATGAACCGGAAGAGAAGGTATGA
- the ligD gene encoding non-homologous end-joining DNA ligase — MSKTFADVAGKRLSLANLDKDFYPSYGFTKAQVLDYYFRISPYMLPHLKDRALTLKRYPDGAEGDSFFEKRCPVHRPSWVPTGEIPLEGGERMTVCLANDLNTLIWVENLASLELHVPLARADAPEAPDSVVFDLDPGEGADIIDCAKVGFIIRDLLIGLGLKNVVKTSGRKGLHVYVPLDRSETTFDDTKLFSKSVAEILARNYPDLITAKMAKEYRKEKVFINWSQNDASKTMVCIYSLRAAKKPTVSFPLTWEELEEAVEKGNREKLEITHSEALARAEKTGDLFRAMISGTQRLPNV; from the coding sequence GTGAGTAAAACATTTGCCGACGTGGCGGGGAAAAGATTATCTCTCGCCAACCTGGACAAAGACTTCTATCCCTCCTATGGCTTTACCAAGGCCCAGGTCCTCGATTACTACTTCCGTATCTCTCCTTACATGCTGCCCCATCTCAAAGACCGGGCCCTTACCCTGAAACGGTATCCCGACGGCGCGGAAGGGGATTCCTTTTTCGAGAAGCGCTGCCCCGTCCATCGCCCCTCCTGGGTCCCGACCGGGGAGATCCCCCTCGAGGGAGGCGAGCGGATGACCGTCTGCCTCGCCAACGACCTCAATACCCTCATCTGGGTGGAGAACCTCGCATCCCTCGAGCTCCATGTCCCCCTGGCGAGGGCCGATGCCCCCGAGGCGCCCGATTCCGTGGTCTTTGACCTCGATCCCGGCGAAGGTGCCGATATTATCGACTGCGCGAAGGTCGGATTTATCATCAGGGATCTCCTCATTGGCCTCGGCCTGAAAAACGTGGTAAAGACTTCGGGCAGAAAAGGGCTTCACGTCTATGTGCCACTTGACCGTTCGGAGACTACCTTCGACGATACAAAGCTTTTCTCGAAAAGCGTGGCGGAGATCCTCGCCCGAAACTACCCCGACCTCATCACCGCGAAGATGGCGAAGGAGTATAGAAAGGAGAAAGTCTTTATCAACTGGTCGCAGAATGACGCATCGAAGACTATGGTCTGCATCTATTCACTACGGGCGGCGAAAAAACCGACCGTATCCTTTCCCCTCACGTGGGAAGAGCTCGAAGAGGCGGTGGAGAAAGGCAACAGGGAAAAACTCGAGATTACCCATTCCGAGGCGTTGGCCAGGGCTGAAAAGACGGGCGACCTCTTCCGGGCGATGATCTCCGGGACCCAGAGACTCCCCAATGTCTGA
- a CDS encoding Ku protein, with protein MRGRRSSPPRARKPPEGGSEITPHVMWTGTISFSLVAIPVQLTKAVDSGRVSFRMLHEKEYSPLQRKMYCPEEDREVPPDEIVRGYEIGPDKYVLVADEELESVSPERSRTIEIVEFVDLKEVDTIYYDRPYYLVPTKGGEKAYRLLVEVMARTRKAGLAKLILSEREYLVALKSTGAALTVITLHYQDDILSPVELEIKGGEGPGEREVMEEMKGAIRKMTGSFDPAKYADERRKKIIELIKEKVKKAAPVEAPQGVEGEEQAGPADLMAVLEESLKKVKRDR; from the coding sequence ATGAGAGGCCGCCGCTCGAGCCCTCCCCGGGCAAGGAAGCCGCCTGAAGGCGGCAGTGAGATAACCCCCCATGTGATGTGGACCGGCACGATCAGTTTCAGCCTTGTGGCAATTCCGGTCCAACTGACAAAGGCAGTCGATTCGGGCCGAGTCTCTTTCCGGATGCTCCACGAAAAGGAATATTCCCCCCTCCAGAGAAAGATGTATTGCCCCGAGGAAGACAGGGAAGTCCCCCCGGACGAGATCGTGAGGGGCTATGAGATAGGACCGGACAAATATGTGCTCGTCGCGGATGAGGAATTGGAGTCGGTGTCGCCCGAGCGGAGCCGCACCATAGAGATCGTCGAATTCGTGGACCTGAAGGAGGTGGATACGATCTATTATGACCGCCCCTATTACCTCGTCCCCACGAAGGGCGGCGAAAAGGCCTACAGGCTCCTGGTGGAGGTGATGGCCCGGACCCGGAAAGCGGGGCTGGCAAAACTGATACTGAGCGAGAGGGAGTATCTCGTGGCGCTCAAGAGCACGGGGGCCGCCCTGACCGTGATTACTCTCCATTACCAGGACGATATCCTGTCCCCGGTCGAGCTGGAGATCAAAGGCGGAGAGGGACCGGGAGAAAGGGAAGTCATGGAAGAGATGAAGGGCGCGATCAGGAAAATGACCGGCTCTTTTGACCCGGCTAAATATGCGGACGAGCGGCGAAAGAAAATCATCGAGCTCATAAAAGAGAAAGTGAAGAAGGCAGCGCCCGTAGAAGCCCCCCAAGGGGTCGAAGGGGAAGAACAGGCAGGGCCGGCCGACCTGATGGCCGTGCTCGAGGAGAGCTTAAAAAAGGTGAAAAGAGACCGGTGA